The following coding sequences lie in one Bacillus rossius redtenbacheri isolate Brsri chromosome 13, Brsri_v3, whole genome shotgun sequence genomic window:
- the LOC134538626 gene encoding uncharacterized protein LOC134538626 isoform X3 produces MRCCSHVILALLVLGAARALPTPLLPRDTPQRTDKALEFFQQLLPPYDQEAPLAREDPEDQDSPVYYIRLPAAPYAFVPGLGYVSQAQRGAASQLLSPPVSFLANGKPSAVYQWSSPGDFQSPVHALDQGPYVFNGRPHDAYLLRDSYNSLYADALQGLYP; encoded by the exons ATGAG GTGTTGCAGTCACGTGATCTTGGCGCTGCTCGTGCTGGGCGCCGCGCGGGCGCTGCCCACGCCACTGCTGCCCCGGGACACGCCCCAGAGGACCGACAAGGCCCTGGAGTTCTTCCAGCAGCTGCTGCCGCCCTACGACCAGGAGGCGCCCCTGGCCCGGGAGGATCCCGAGGACCAGGACTCGCCCGTCTACTACATCCGCCTGCCGGCCGCGCCCTACGCCTTCGTGCCGGGCCTGGGCTACGTGAGCCAGGCGCAgcgcggggccgccagccagctgctcAGCCCGCCCGTCAGCTTCCTGGCCAACGGCAAGCCGAGCGCCGTGTACCAGTGGTCGTCCCCCGGCGACTTCCAGTCCCCGGTGCACGCCCTCGACCAGGGCCCCTACGTGTTCAACGGCCGTCCGCACGACGCCTACCTGCTGCGCGACTCCTACAACTCGCTGTACGCCGACGCGCTGCAGGGGCTGTACCCGTGA
- the LOC134538626 gene encoding uncharacterized protein LOC134538626 isoform X2 codes for MSTAPGVDQCSYAPGSREPAPGLATSSRPTIRCCSHVILALLVLGAARALPTPLLPRDTPQRTDKALEFFQQLLPPYDQEAPLAREDPEDQDSPVYYIRLPAAPYAFVPGLGYVSQAQRGAASQLLSPPVSFLANGKPSAVYQWSSPGDFQSPVHALDQGPYVFNGRPHDAYLLRDSYNSLYADALQGLYP; via the exons ATGAGTACAGCCCCGGGTGTAGACCAGTGCAGTTACGCCCCTGGCTCGCGAGAGCCCGCACCTGGACTCGCCACGTCTTCAAGGCCGACCATCAG GTGTTGCAGTCACGTGATCTTGGCGCTGCTCGTGCTGGGCGCCGCGCGGGCGCTGCCCACGCCACTGCTGCCCCGGGACACGCCCCAGAGGACCGACAAGGCCCTGGAGTTCTTCCAGCAGCTGCTGCCGCCCTACGACCAGGAGGCGCCCCTGGCCCGGGAGGATCCCGAGGACCAGGACTCGCCCGTCTACTACATCCGCCTGCCGGCCGCGCCCTACGCCTTCGTGCCGGGCCTGGGCTACGTGAGCCAGGCGCAgcgcggggccgccagccagctgctcAGCCCGCCCGTCAGCTTCCTGGCCAACGGCAAGCCGAGCGCCGTGTACCAGTGGTCGTCCCCCGGCGACTTCCAGTCCCCGGTGCACGCCCTCGACCAGGGCCCCTACGTGTTCAACGGCCGTCCGCACGACGCCTACCTGCTGCGCGACTCCTACAACTCGCTGTACGCCGACGCGCTGCAGGGGCTGTACCCGTGA
- the LOC134538626 gene encoding uncharacterized protein LOC134538626 isoform X1, translated as MCINLFIHISAYSHSLRVRLEHTCWTAVFDARRCCSHVILALLVLGAARALPTPLLPRDTPQRTDKALEFFQQLLPPYDQEAPLAREDPEDQDSPVYYIRLPAAPYAFVPGLGYVSQAQRGAASQLLSPPVSFLANGKPSAVYQWSSPGDFQSPVHALDQGPYVFNGRPHDAYLLRDSYNSLYADALQGLYP; from the exons atgtgtattaacttatttattcatattAGTGCTTATTCACATTCACTACGAGTAAGACTGGAACATACGTGCTGGACAGCAGTGTTTGACGCACGCAG GTGTTGCAGTCACGTGATCTTGGCGCTGCTCGTGCTGGGCGCCGCGCGGGCGCTGCCCACGCCACTGCTGCCCCGGGACACGCCCCAGAGGACCGACAAGGCCCTGGAGTTCTTCCAGCAGCTGCTGCCGCCCTACGACCAGGAGGCGCCCCTGGCCCGGGAGGATCCCGAGGACCAGGACTCGCCCGTCTACTACATCCGCCTGCCGGCCGCGCCCTACGCCTTCGTGCCGGGCCTGGGCTACGTGAGCCAGGCGCAgcgcggggccgccagccagctgctcAGCCCGCCCGTCAGCTTCCTGGCCAACGGCAAGCCGAGCGCCGTGTACCAGTGGTCGTCCCCCGGCGACTTCCAGTCCCCGGTGCACGCCCTCGACCAGGGCCCCTACGTGTTCAACGGCCGTCCGCACGACGCCTACCTGCTGCGCGACTCCTACAACTCGCTGTACGCCGACGCGCTGCAGGGGCTGTACCCGTGA